GCTCAACTTTTAATTACTTACCGGTAGTATGTGGCCTCCAGTGACTTGCTGGATAACCTGTGAATAGCATCATGTTTACAGTTGCAACGGTATGTTCTCAACATTTCTATGAACTAACTATAACGTTACGGAAGCTTAAAGCTAGGGGACCGCTTTACCTCTTGATTGGAATAGCCGTACCATGGCTGTTTGCCAAATGAGAAGATTTCCCAAAGCACCACGCCAAACGACCAAACATCCGATTCCGACGTGAATTTGCGATACATAATACTCTCTGGAGGCATCCAACGCACTGGAAGTAAAGTGTGCCCACCGACCTTGGAAAACATATCACTTTGTTATTCTGACATACTACTAACCATTTTTCTTACGGCTTAAGTTGTAAGCACAACGTACCCGATAGTAATCGGAACTGTAAATATCCCTGGACATGCCGAAATCGCCTATTTTTACCACGAGATTTTTACCCACAAGGCAATTGCGAGTCGCCAAGTCTCTGTGTACGTAGTGCTGTAAATCAACGAAAGATACGCATTAATACCCTTCACCAGTTCGTCCAGTCCGCTGAAGTGATTGGCCCAGTGTGACGTATTGAAGGATATTACCATGGTCGCGAGGTATTCCATTCCCTGTGAAATATCTCTAGCCATTTGAAGCAGAGTCAGTAAGCTTAGCTTCTCGGGTGGGTCAACACCGCTGTCTTCGACAGGATGAGCCAAAATATTGATGCACGTTGGATCGTGACGTGCCTCCAAAAGGTGGGCGTCCGGCCCACGCATCCTGTCATCCGTAAGTAAGACATAGATACACAATAAATATTCATTTGTCACTAGAAATCTCGGACAGCTGAAAGCTAAGCGATGGCTAGCCACAAATTGAtttgagttattcaaagtGATACCGTAAAAATTGGTTCAAGTCTCCATTTTCCATGTATTCGAATACCATCTTCCAAGGCCTTTCATCGACGCAAGCTCCGTGAAATTGGACGATATTCTTGTGGGTCAAAGCTGCAAGTAGAACAGCTTCCCGGTCAAATTCCTTGATAGATTCATCTCCGCAAAATTTGAGGATTTTTACCTGCGCGGAAAaggtattgttttattttccaaattttaattaaagaaaaaggatcaTAAAGACGGCTACTGAGTCATCACTCTTCCCCAACGTTATAAAGTTATTTGCCATGTGGTAatacttgtttttcttgcaaTCGAGCGTAACATACTTACAGCAACAAGAAACTTCCCCGTTTCCGCGTTTTCTGGCGGACAGTACGTCGACAAGTGAACTTTTCCGAAAACACCTTCGCCCAAGTCCTTTAGTGAATGCAAACACGACGACGCAATGACTTTGTACTCGGGTTTTCTGTTCTGAACGAGTAGTGGCATAGAGACTTGGTCCCTATCTTCTTTCGAATCGTTAGTTGAAGACGAATGATGCGCTTCGTAGTGAGGATTTTCTGTCATTGTCGAGTGAACTGGAATGGTCTCTCTTCGGAAAACTGTCGCACTTGTTGGGCTGTTTTGCTCCACCACATTGCGTCGCCTAAACACAGTACAGACATTCACTCCATACTATTTAAAGTCGATCGATACAAGCGCAAATAAGATTGGTTGAACATTTTTAGTAAGCTACTTACCTCGAAAATAAATTCAGCAGATAAAACATTTTGCTATATTGTCCCATTTCATTGTCAGGAAGAGGGATTTTCTTGCATAATCGAATTTTCATCCAGATAATTAACAAAGAAATTATAGTGAGGCCCATGATAAAAGTGATGGTCGCCATGGTAATCCTAATCTGTAATGGTTCATTATTTTTTAGCCTTAGCTCTTGGTTTAttaaacatttcattttttttacggtGTGAGACTGATGTTCCCGAATATCCTCTTCTGAAAAAGATGATTCCTTCGATTTTATGTTTGAATGGAACACATCAGTCGTAGGTGGAACTGGCAAGAAAGGCGGAGGTAAATGTGGGGGTAAACCAGGTATCCCAGTCTCGAAGTTCGCAAATTGCACCGAAGATGCGCTCTGTTGCTGGTGGAAGCGAACTACCGTGGTTTGATTGGCAGAGCCATGAACATTGGAAACGGAAAGGGTGTAGTTGCCTTCTCTGTTCAAACCAGTTGTTTCAAATGTCAAACAACCTGCAGAAGATACGTTACACCATTAGGAACAACAGCTGCATATACATTGGAGAAACATCCGCATTCCTTCTCACCTCTCAACGGGTTATCTGACACGTCTGTGATATCGTTTGAATACAGGAGCTTTTCGTTGTTGAAGAACCATGTTCGATTCGGAGTTGGATAGCCTTTGATCTCGTAGTAGATACACCAGTGAAACTGCTgacgtttttcaaatttcacgATAATCGGAGGcgctgaaaaagaaacgtataAAAGGGCAATTAAAAATAAGGCCACCATTGTGCCATGGAAACCGTGAGTGGAAAAGTATTGTTAGGTCGGTGCTTACAGTTCACAACGAGTACAAAATCACGAGACACTCTGCCAACAACATTTTCCGCCGAACAGGTAATAATAC
The window above is part of the Daphnia carinata strain CSIRO-1 chromosome 7, CSIRO_AGI_Dcar_HiC_V3, whole genome shotgun sequence genome. Proteins encoded here:
- the LOC130687962 gene encoding BDNF/NT-3 growth factors receptor-like yields the protein MGIITCSAENVVGRVSRDFVLVVNSPPIIVKFEKRQQFHWCIYYEIKGYPTPNRTWFFNNEKLLYSNDITDVSDNPLRGCLTFETTGLNREGNYTLSVSNVHGSANQTTVVRFHQQQSASSVQFANFETGIPGLPPHLPPPFLPVPPTTDVFHSNIKSKESSFSEEDIREHQSHTIRITMATITFIMGLTIISLLIIWMKIRLCKKIPLPDNEMGQYSKMFYLLNLFSRRRNVVEQNSPTSATVFRRETIPVHSTMTENPHYEAHHSSSTNDSKEDRDQVSMPLLVQNRKPEYKVIASSCLHSLKDLGEGVFGKVHLSTYCPPENAETGKFLVAVKILKFCGDESIKEFDREAVLLAALTHKNIVQFHGACVDERPWKMVFEYMENGDLNQFLRMRGPDAHLLEARHDPTCINILAHPVEDSGVDPPEKLSLLTLLQMARDISQGMEYLATMHYVHRDLATRNCLVGKNLVVKIGDFGMSRDIYSSDYYRVGGHTLLPVRWMPPESIMYRKFTSESDVWSFGVVLWEIFSFGKQPWYGYSNQEVIQQVTGGHILPCPLATPPDAYQLMLSCWQTQPNQRNTMKAVNERLLELCSPCIKNPALYLNVIE